In Methylotenera mobilis JLW8, the following are encoded in one genomic region:
- the rpsI gene encoding 30S ribosomal protein S9 → MIGKYNYGTGRRKSSVARVFLKSGKGNIIVNDKPVDEYFSRVTSRMILRQPLELTNNTASFDIMVNVIGGGESGQAGAVRHGITRALIDFDATLKSALSNAGYVTRDAREVERKKVGLRKARRRKQFSKR, encoded by the coding sequence CAAAAGTTCAGTGGCGCGCGTGTTCTTGAAATCAGGTAAAGGCAACATCATTGTTAATGACAAGCCAGTTGATGAGTATTTCTCACGCGTGACATCACGCATGATTTTGCGTCAACCTTTAGAGTTAACAAACAACACAGCTAGCTTCGACATCATGGTTAACGTAATCGGTGGTGGTGAGTCTGGTCAAGCTGGTGCAGTTCGTCATGGCATTACACGTGCTTTGATCGACTTTGACGCTACACTGAAAAGTGCATTGTCAAACGCTGGTTATGTAACACGTGATGCACGTGAAGTTGAGCGTAAAAAAGTTGGTCTACGCAAAGCACGTCGTCGTAAACAATTCTCTAAACGCTAA